A stretch of the Thunnus thynnus chromosome 7, fThuThy2.1, whole genome shotgun sequence genome encodes the following:
- the si:ch211-151h10.2 gene encoding uncharacterized protein si:ch211-151h10.2 has translation MWSVCQVEAQLHPSLLLVDVCWRFLQVCMLWLVLGGCVHALKHCLRLGQRKGNPTHSSQQEVVAENRKNLHAWASQSRSPGHHGPLVLALADCLLMYVLQEPMPDPSVPHIQVLLSRLESVSHTLEKADTGSEATLEEVDQDSVLTDKVMLIRTFLQQRIRSLRRLVQVQGDFETSIKNMLEGLGGLWAQLEELHTGVTLTKEGNSGCRDLALAQTGVKTLFTVQGHHRNRFECCQAHLTDSTQLLQELTWSHTHISNSVSSSSESVWPEVLLQSNIEQFDKVQESFLSLEQQTSTFQAHLEGLVKGNQDGLAGPLARANGASSRPASPQTSPDLHSGRPGDVSPEHRNSISTSTSVSSTDAETDKDHRLSLCERSALQFSSTIGRLRKSGRKK, from the exons ATGTGGTCTGTTTGCCAGGTGGAGGCGCAGCTGCACCCTTCTCTATTACTGGTGGATGTGTGCTGGAGGTTTCTGCAGGTGTGTATGCTGTGGTTGGTCCTGGGAGGTTGTGTTCATGCCCTGAAGCACTGCCTGCGGCTAGGACAGAGAAAG GGCAACCCTACACATAGCTCACAGCAGGAAGTTGTggctgaaaacaggaaaaacctGCATGCATG GGCGTCTCAATCGAGGAGCCCGGGCCACCATGGTCCTCTAGTCCTTGCTCTGGCTGATTGTTTGCTGATGTATGTGCTCCAGGAGCCCATGCCAGACCCCAGTGTGCCCCACATTCAGGTTCTCCTCTCCAGGCTAGAG TCAGTGTCTCACACACTTGAAAAGGCTGATACTGGGTCAGAGGCCACATTGGAGGAGGTGGACCAAGATTCTGTACTGACAGACAAAGTGATGCTCATCCGCACCTTCCTACAGCAGAG GATCAGGTCACTACGTAGACTCGTCCAGGTGCAGGGGGATTTTGAGACCAGCATAAAGAACATGCTTGAGGGCCTGGGTGGCCTTTGGgctcagctggaggagctgcatACTGGGGTCACACTCACCAAAGAGGGAAATAGTGGCTGCAGAGACCTGGCCTTGGCCCAGACAGGTGTGAAG ACTTTGTTCACAGTCCAGGGTCACCACAGGAACAGATTTGAGTGCTGCCAGGCTCATCTGACGGACAGCACACAACTTCTGCAG GAGTTAACCTGGAGTCACACTCATATAAGCAACAGcgtgagcagcagcagtgagtcagTCTGGCCGGAGGTGTTGCTTCAGTCCAACATTGAGCAG TTTGACAAGGTGCAGGAGAGTTTCCTGTCCTTGGAACAACAGACCTCCACGTTCCAGGCCCACCTGGAGGGACTTGTAAAAGGGAATCAAGACGGACTTGCAGGACCCCTCGCTCGTGCAAACGGGGCCTCTTCACGCCCGGCCTCTCCGCAGACTTCCCCAGATCTCCACAGCGGACGCCCAGGTGATGTTTCACCGGAGCACCGTAACTCGATTTCTACATCCACGTCTGTTTCGTCAACGGATgcagaaacagacaaagacCATCGTCTCTCTTTGTGTGAGAGGTCAGCACTGCAGTTTTCCTCCACGATTGGACGCCTGCGTAAATCTGGAAGGAAGAAATGA
- the prdm10 gene encoding PR domain zinc finger protein 10 isoform X1: protein METKQEPSAVWSQAANTDSGNSTQVHFEGGTVAQIVYSGDQTDRGQQQVVYTADGNSYTSVESAEHTLVYIHPADGTQTVFADQPQVAYIQQDGTTQQVTVLLPSGQNMNAANLHVLSNVAEAPQAILEPVSQEQLSVSNSLTSMADITDAPTSPLGATDSTDDSDEDEDEDSEMDDWEPRPPQSFNPHSLWCEECNSANPSVCLKHGPLHPIPNRPVMSKARASLPLVLYIDRFLGGVFSKRRIPKRTQFGPVEGPLVPQSELQDHYIHLKLCMLDAEKDGEKSDDTWLDLSDEDSCNWMMFVRPAQNHLEQNLVAYQYGSEIFYTTIKNIQPKQELKVWYAASYAEFVNQKIHDVTEEERKVLREQEKNWPCYECNRRFVSSEQLQQHLNMHDDKLNSVTRSRGRGRGRGRKRFGTGRRPGRPPKFIRLDPPVEAGGDKTTEMLELTDKQPLEERAEGAQNGLKVVEPEPDAGTEAEGQIVPSAGEPVPESVTPPSNMDLSVPLKEDPAQTSQSDAHLTSQDMRRAKRIRNAALQHLFIRKSFRPFKCTHCGKAFRDKEKLDLHLRVHGREAYAFSCHICSKSFMSDSALEDHLLVHTENRSYSCLLCQETFERLDLLKDHVGVHAVDGCFTCPSCKKTFTDFIQVKKHIRCFHSEKIFQCPDCEKAFCRPDKLRLHMLRHSDRKDFLCSTCGKQFKRKDKLREHMQRMHNPDREAKKADRVHRSKTLKLKVPTTDFESFMFKCRVCMMGFRRRGMLVNHLSKRHPEMRIDDVPELTLPIIKPNRDYFCQYCDKVYKSASKRKAHILKNHPGAELPPSIRKLRPAAPGEPDPMLSTHTQLTGTIATAPVCCLHCAKQYSSKTKMVQHIRKKHPEFAQLATTIQTPLTTTVISSTPAVISADGTTAETVVTTDLLTQAMTELSQTLTTDYRTAQGDYQRIQYIPVSQAGGNLSQPQHIQLQVVQVAPASSPHSQHPTVDVSQLHDPHGYSQHSIQVQHIQVTEPSGTGQGATPVTGQPLSPTSQQASQELSPAQLTPVTLAQSHTLQTSSTQQQQQQQQQQQQQQQQQQQQQGTVQHAYIPGNWNYRGYPSEIQMMALPHAQYVIAEASTPVSGVNSNQVKTTHYVISEGQTELDTKQTAPQNTTQGHTEHLEQQPTNQQATTQYIITTTTNGSGTSEVHITKP, encoded by the exons ATGGAGACCAAGCAGGAACCCTCCGCTGTGTGGAGTCAGGCTGCGAACACTGATTCAGGCAACTCCACACAG GTGCATTTTGAAGGTGGCACAGTGGCCCAGATAGTGTACAGTGGAGATCAGACTGACCGGGGACAGCAGCAGGTGGTCTATACGGCAGATGGGAACTCCTATACCTCAGTAGAGTCTGCAGAGCACACACTGGTCTACATACACCCTGCAGATGGCACTCAG ACTGTATTTGCTGATCAGCCACAGGTGGCTTATATTCAGCAGGATGGTACAACTCAACAG GTCACAGTTTTGCTGCCAAGCGGACAGAACATGAATGCTGCCAATCTGCATGTTCTCAGTAATGTAGCCGAGGCTCCACAAGCCATCCTGGAGCCAGTTTCCCAG gagcagctgtctgtgtccAATTCGCTCACCTCCATGGCTGACATCACCGACGCCCCCACCAGTCCCCTGGGGGCCACAGACTCCACAGATGAttctgatgaagatgaagacgaAGACTCTGAGATGGATGACTGGGAGCCTCGTCCGCCTCAGTCATTCAACCCTCACAGCCTCT GGTGCGAGGAGTGTAATAGCGCCAACCCCTCTGTGTGCCTGAAGCACGGGCCCCTTCACCCCATCCCCAACCGGCCGGTGATGTCCAAGGCCCGGGCCAGTCTGCCTCTGGTCCTGTACATCGATCGCTTCCTGGGTGGGGTGTTCTCCAAGAGACGCATCCCAAAGCGCACTCAGTTCGGACCTGTGGAGGGACCCCTGGTTCCTCAGAGTGAACTGCAGGACCACTACATTCATCTTAAA CTTTGCATGCTGGATGCAGAGAAAGACGGAGAGAAGTCTGACGACACGTGGTTGGACCTTTCTGATGAGGACAGCTGTAACTGGATGATGTTTGTGAGGCCTGCCCAGAACCACCTGGAGCAGAACCTGGTGGCCTATCAGTACGGCTCAGAGATCTTTTACACAACCATCAAGAACATCCAACCAAAACAAGAGCTCAAG GTGTGGTATGCTGCATCATACGCAGAGTTTGTAAATCAGAAGATCCATGATGTCAcggaagaagagagaaaag TGCTGCGGGAGCAAGAGAAGAACTGGCCTTGTTATGAGTGTAACCGCCGATTTGTGAGCTCTGAACAACTGCAGCAACATCTCAACATGCATGACGACAAGTTAAACTCAGTAACAAG ATCCAGAGGCCGAGGTCGAGGAAGAGGCAGGAAGAGATTTGGGACAGGACGAAGACCAGGGCGGCCGCCTAAATTCATACGTTTGGATCCACCAGTAGAAGCTGGTGGGGACAAAACAACA GAGATGCTTGAACTGACAGACAAGCAGCCGCTGGAGGAGCGAGCAGAGGGAGCTCAGAACGGGCTAAAGGTAGTGGAGCCAGAACCGGATGCCGGGACTGAGGCGGAGGGTCAGATTGTACCTTCTGCAGGGGAACCAGTCCCAGAGTCAGTCACCCCTCCCTCCAACATGGACCTGTCTGTTCCACTAAAGGAAGACCCCGCACAGACCAGCCAATCAGACGCCCACCTCACTTCTCAGGATATGCGCCGTGCCAAAAGGATACGG AATGCAGCACTGCAGCACCTTTTCATCAGAAAGAGTTTCCGTCCTTTTAAATGCACCCACTGTGGCAAGGCCTTCCGGGACAAAGAGAAGCTGGATCTACACCTGCGTGTCCACGGCCGGGAAGCCTATGCCTTCTCCTGTCACATTTGCAGCAAGAGTTTCATGAGTGACTCGGCCCTGGAGGACCATCTGTTGGTGCACACAGAGAACCGCTCCTACTCTTGTCTTTTATGCCAAGAAACTTTCGAAAGGTTGGACTTGCTCAAAGACCACGTAGGGGTGCATGCGGTGGACGGCTGCTTCACCTGTCCCTCCTGCAAGAAGACTTTTACTGACTTCATCCAG GTGAAGAAGCATATCCGCTGCTTCCATTCAGAGAAGATCTTCCAGTGCCCAGACTGTGAAAAGGCCTTCTGCCGGCCCGACAAGCTGCGGTTACACATGCTACGCCACTCTGATCGCAAAGACTTCCTGTGCTCAACATGCGGGAAACAATTCAAG AGGAAAGATAAGCTGCGTGAGCACATGCAGCGCATGCACAATCCCGACAGAGAGGCCAAGAAGGCTGACCGAGTCCATCGCTCCAAAACCCTCAAACTGAAGGTGCCCACCACCGACTTCGAGAGCTTCATGTTCAAATGCAGAGTGTGCATGATGGGATTCAGACGTAGAGGAATGCTG GTTAATCACTTGTCCAAGCGTCACCCAGAGATGCGTATTGATGATGTGCCTGAGCTAACGCTGCCAATTATCAAGCCCAACAGGGACTACTTCTGCCAGTATTGTGACAAG GTGTATAAGAGTGCCAGTAAGAGGAAAGCTCACATACTGAAGAACCACCCTGGGGCAGAATTGCCTCCCAGCATCCGTAAGTTGCGGCCGGCTGCTCCCGGTGAGCCAGATCCCATGCTGAGCACACACACCCAGCTGACTGGCACCATCGCCACTGCGCCCGTCTGCTGCTTACACTGTGCCAAACAGTACAGCAGCAAG ACTAAGATGGTGCAGCACATCAGGAAGAAGCATCCGGAGTTTGCTCAGCTTGCCACCACCATCCAGACTCCTCTAACAACAACTGTAATCAGCAGCACTCCTGCAGTCATCAGCGCAGACGGTACCACAGCTGAGACTGTAGTG ACCACAGATCTGCTGACGCAGGCCATGACAGAGCTCTCACAGACACTGACCACAGACTACCGAACAGCGCAGGGAGACTACCAGAGGATCCAGTACATCCCTGTCTCTCAGGCAGGAGGCAACCTGTCCCAACCGCAGCACATTCAGCTGCAGGTGGTGCAGGTGGCTCCG GCTTCCTCCCCACATTCCCAGCACCCGACAGTTGATGTGAGCCAGCTGCATGACCCCCACGGTTACAGCCAGCACTCGATCCAGGTACAGCACATCCAGGTCACTGAACCCTCAGGCACTGGACAAGGTGCCACGCCG GTTACTGGTCAGCCTCTTAGCCCCACCTCTCAACAGGCGAGTCAGGAGCTGAGCCCTGCCCAGCTGACCCCCGTGACTTTGGCTCAGAGCCACACCCTCCAGACCAGCAgcactcagcagcagcagcagcagcagcagcagcaacagcaacaacagcagcaacagcagcagcagcaggggacTGTGCAGCACGCTTACATACCTGGGAACTGGAACTACAGAGGCTATC CATCTGAGATCCAGATGATGGCTCTGCCTCACGCGCAGTACGTGATAGCTGAGGCCAGCACACCTGTATCTGGAGTCAACAGCAACCAGGTGAAAACG ACACACTACGTTATCTCTGAGGGTCAGACTGAGCTGGACACCAAACAGACGGCTCCTCAGAACACAACCCAGGGCCACACTGAACATCTGGAGCAGCAACCGACCAATCAGCAAGCCACCACGCAGTACATCATCACCACAACCACCAACGGCAGCGGCACTAGTGAAGTTCACATCACAAAACCCTGA
- the prdm10 gene encoding PR domain zinc finger protein 10 isoform X2 — METKQEPSAVWSQAANTDSGNSTQVHFEGGTVAQIVYSGDQTDRGQQQVVYTADGNSYTSVESAEHTLVYIHPADGTQTVFADQPQVAYIQQDGTTQQVTVLLPSGQNMNAANLHVLSNVAEAPQAILEPVSQEQLSVSNSLTSMADITDAPTSPLGATDSTDDSDEDEDEDSEMDDWEPRPPQSFNPHSLWCEECNSANPSVCLKHGPLHPIPNRPVMSKARASLPLVLYIDRFLGGVFSKRRIPKRTQFGPVEGPLVPQSELQDHYIHLKLCMLDAEKDGEKSDDTWLDLSDEDSCNWMMFVRPAQNHLEQNLVAYQYGSEIFYTTIKNIQPKQELKVWYAASYAEFVNQKIHDVTEEERKVLREQEKNWPCYECNRRFVSSEQLQQHLNMHDDKLNSVTRSRGRGRGRGRKRFGTGRRPGRPPKFIRLDPPVEAGGDKTTEMLELTDKQPLEERAEGAQNGLKVVEPEPDAGTEAEGQIVPSAGEPVPESVTPPSNMDLSVPLKEDPAQTSQSDAHLTSQDMRRAKRIRNAALQHLFIRKSFRPFKCTHCGKAFRDKEKLDLHLRVHGREAYAFSCHICSKSFMSDSALEDHLLVHTENRSYSCLLCQETFERLDLLKDHVGVHAVDGCFTCPSCKKTFTDFIQVKKHIRCFHSEKIFQCPDCEKAFCRPDKLRLHMLRHSDRKDFLCSTCGKQFKRKDKLREHMQRMHNPDREAKKADRVHRSKTLKLKVPTTDFESFMFKCRVCMMGFRRRGMLVNHLSKRHPEMRIDDVPELTLPIIKPNRDYFCQYCDKVYKSASKRKAHILKNHPGAELPPSIRKLRPAAPGEPDPMLSTHTQLTGTIATAPVCCLHCAKQYSSKTKMVQHIRKKHPEFAQLATTIQTPLTTTVISSTPAVISADGTTAETVVTTDLLTQAMTELSQTLTTDYRTAQGDYQRIQYIPVSQAGGNLSQPQHIQLQVVQVAPASSPHSQHPTVDVSQLHDPHGYSQHSIQVTGQPLSPTSQQASQELSPAQLTPVTLAQSHTLQTSSTQQQQQQQQQQQQQQQQQQQQQGTVQHAYIPGNWNYRGYPSEIQMMALPHAQYVIAEASTPVSGVNSNQVKTTHYVISEGQTELDTKQTAPQNTTQGHTEHLEQQPTNQQATTQYIITTTTNGSGTSEVHITKP, encoded by the exons ATGGAGACCAAGCAGGAACCCTCCGCTGTGTGGAGTCAGGCTGCGAACACTGATTCAGGCAACTCCACACAG GTGCATTTTGAAGGTGGCACAGTGGCCCAGATAGTGTACAGTGGAGATCAGACTGACCGGGGACAGCAGCAGGTGGTCTATACGGCAGATGGGAACTCCTATACCTCAGTAGAGTCTGCAGAGCACACACTGGTCTACATACACCCTGCAGATGGCACTCAG ACTGTATTTGCTGATCAGCCACAGGTGGCTTATATTCAGCAGGATGGTACAACTCAACAG GTCACAGTTTTGCTGCCAAGCGGACAGAACATGAATGCTGCCAATCTGCATGTTCTCAGTAATGTAGCCGAGGCTCCACAAGCCATCCTGGAGCCAGTTTCCCAG gagcagctgtctgtgtccAATTCGCTCACCTCCATGGCTGACATCACCGACGCCCCCACCAGTCCCCTGGGGGCCACAGACTCCACAGATGAttctgatgaagatgaagacgaAGACTCTGAGATGGATGACTGGGAGCCTCGTCCGCCTCAGTCATTCAACCCTCACAGCCTCT GGTGCGAGGAGTGTAATAGCGCCAACCCCTCTGTGTGCCTGAAGCACGGGCCCCTTCACCCCATCCCCAACCGGCCGGTGATGTCCAAGGCCCGGGCCAGTCTGCCTCTGGTCCTGTACATCGATCGCTTCCTGGGTGGGGTGTTCTCCAAGAGACGCATCCCAAAGCGCACTCAGTTCGGACCTGTGGAGGGACCCCTGGTTCCTCAGAGTGAACTGCAGGACCACTACATTCATCTTAAA CTTTGCATGCTGGATGCAGAGAAAGACGGAGAGAAGTCTGACGACACGTGGTTGGACCTTTCTGATGAGGACAGCTGTAACTGGATGATGTTTGTGAGGCCTGCCCAGAACCACCTGGAGCAGAACCTGGTGGCCTATCAGTACGGCTCAGAGATCTTTTACACAACCATCAAGAACATCCAACCAAAACAAGAGCTCAAG GTGTGGTATGCTGCATCATACGCAGAGTTTGTAAATCAGAAGATCCATGATGTCAcggaagaagagagaaaag TGCTGCGGGAGCAAGAGAAGAACTGGCCTTGTTATGAGTGTAACCGCCGATTTGTGAGCTCTGAACAACTGCAGCAACATCTCAACATGCATGACGACAAGTTAAACTCAGTAACAAG ATCCAGAGGCCGAGGTCGAGGAAGAGGCAGGAAGAGATTTGGGACAGGACGAAGACCAGGGCGGCCGCCTAAATTCATACGTTTGGATCCACCAGTAGAAGCTGGTGGGGACAAAACAACA GAGATGCTTGAACTGACAGACAAGCAGCCGCTGGAGGAGCGAGCAGAGGGAGCTCAGAACGGGCTAAAGGTAGTGGAGCCAGAACCGGATGCCGGGACTGAGGCGGAGGGTCAGATTGTACCTTCTGCAGGGGAACCAGTCCCAGAGTCAGTCACCCCTCCCTCCAACATGGACCTGTCTGTTCCACTAAAGGAAGACCCCGCACAGACCAGCCAATCAGACGCCCACCTCACTTCTCAGGATATGCGCCGTGCCAAAAGGATACGG AATGCAGCACTGCAGCACCTTTTCATCAGAAAGAGTTTCCGTCCTTTTAAATGCACCCACTGTGGCAAGGCCTTCCGGGACAAAGAGAAGCTGGATCTACACCTGCGTGTCCACGGCCGGGAAGCCTATGCCTTCTCCTGTCACATTTGCAGCAAGAGTTTCATGAGTGACTCGGCCCTGGAGGACCATCTGTTGGTGCACACAGAGAACCGCTCCTACTCTTGTCTTTTATGCCAAGAAACTTTCGAAAGGTTGGACTTGCTCAAAGACCACGTAGGGGTGCATGCGGTGGACGGCTGCTTCACCTGTCCCTCCTGCAAGAAGACTTTTACTGACTTCATCCAG GTGAAGAAGCATATCCGCTGCTTCCATTCAGAGAAGATCTTCCAGTGCCCAGACTGTGAAAAGGCCTTCTGCCGGCCCGACAAGCTGCGGTTACACATGCTACGCCACTCTGATCGCAAAGACTTCCTGTGCTCAACATGCGGGAAACAATTCAAG AGGAAAGATAAGCTGCGTGAGCACATGCAGCGCATGCACAATCCCGACAGAGAGGCCAAGAAGGCTGACCGAGTCCATCGCTCCAAAACCCTCAAACTGAAGGTGCCCACCACCGACTTCGAGAGCTTCATGTTCAAATGCAGAGTGTGCATGATGGGATTCAGACGTAGAGGAATGCTG GTTAATCACTTGTCCAAGCGTCACCCAGAGATGCGTATTGATGATGTGCCTGAGCTAACGCTGCCAATTATCAAGCCCAACAGGGACTACTTCTGCCAGTATTGTGACAAG GTGTATAAGAGTGCCAGTAAGAGGAAAGCTCACATACTGAAGAACCACCCTGGGGCAGAATTGCCTCCCAGCATCCGTAAGTTGCGGCCGGCTGCTCCCGGTGAGCCAGATCCCATGCTGAGCACACACACCCAGCTGACTGGCACCATCGCCACTGCGCCCGTCTGCTGCTTACACTGTGCCAAACAGTACAGCAGCAAG ACTAAGATGGTGCAGCACATCAGGAAGAAGCATCCGGAGTTTGCTCAGCTTGCCACCACCATCCAGACTCCTCTAACAACAACTGTAATCAGCAGCACTCCTGCAGTCATCAGCGCAGACGGTACCACAGCTGAGACTGTAGTG ACCACAGATCTGCTGACGCAGGCCATGACAGAGCTCTCACAGACACTGACCACAGACTACCGAACAGCGCAGGGAGACTACCAGAGGATCCAGTACATCCCTGTCTCTCAGGCAGGAGGCAACCTGTCCCAACCGCAGCACATTCAGCTGCAGGTGGTGCAGGTGGCTCCG GCTTCCTCCCCACATTCCCAGCACCCGACAGTTGATGTGAGCCAGCTGCATGACCCCCACGGTTACAGCCAGCACTCGATCCAG GTTACTGGTCAGCCTCTTAGCCCCACCTCTCAACAGGCGAGTCAGGAGCTGAGCCCTGCCCAGCTGACCCCCGTGACTTTGGCTCAGAGCCACACCCTCCAGACCAGCAgcactcagcagcagcagcagcagcagcagcagcaacagcaacaacagcagcaacagcagcagcagcaggggacTGTGCAGCACGCTTACATACCTGGGAACTGGAACTACAGAGGCTATC CATCTGAGATCCAGATGATGGCTCTGCCTCACGCGCAGTACGTGATAGCTGAGGCCAGCACACCTGTATCTGGAGTCAACAGCAACCAGGTGAAAACG ACACACTACGTTATCTCTGAGGGTCAGACTGAGCTGGACACCAAACAGACGGCTCCTCAGAACACAACCCAGGGCCACACTGAACATCTGGAGCAGCAACCGACCAATCAGCAAGCCACCACGCAGTACATCATCACCACAACCACCAACGGCAGCGGCACTAGTGAAGTTCACATCACAAAACCCTGA